CCCTTCTTCATCCGTGCCAGCTGGTCCGCGCCAATCATCATGTGCGTGGACGCCACGGCGGGTACGTGCAGGGTGACGAAGTCCGACTGCGCCAGCAGCTCGTCCAGCGTGGGCACCGACTGCGAGTTGCCCAGCGGCAGCTTGGTCATCACGTCGTAGTACAGCACCCGCATGCCCAGCGACTCGGACAGCACGCCCAGCTGCGAGCCGATGTGGCCGTAGCCGATGATGCCCAGCGTCTTGCCGCGCACCTCGCGGCTGCCGGTGGCCACCTTGCGCCACTGGCCCGCGTGCACCTCGCGGCTGCGGTCGAAGAGCTGGCGCGTCAGGACGATGACCTCCGCCAGCACCATCTCCGCCACGCTGCGCGTGTTGCTGAACGGCGCGTTGAACACGGGGATGCCGTGGGTGTTGGCGGCCACCAGCTCCACCTGGTTGGTGCCGATGCAGAAGGCGCCAATGGCCAGCAGCTCCTCGGCGTGCACCAGCGCGGCGGCGGGCACCGTCGTCTTGCTGCGGATGCCCAGCAGGTGCACGCCCTTCAGCTTCTGCGCCAGCTCGTCCGGCTTGAGGGCGGAGGACGCCCGCTCCACCTGGAAGCCCTCGGCGGCCAGCATCTCCTCCGCCGACGGGTGGATGTTCTCCAACAGCAGGGCGCGGAACGGGCCCTCGTTGGTGATGGGACGCGTGGGCGAAGGGAAGCGGGCAGTGCTCATGTCGCTGTGCGTTAGACCTCGGCTCCAGGGCTGTCAAGGGCGGGGTGGGGGGGCCGGCGTTCAGGCGTCAGCGGGAGGGTAAAGGTGAACGTGCTGCCGGCCCCCACGACGCTCTCCACCCAGAGCCGGCCGCCATGGGCCTCCACCAGCCCCCTGGCGATGTAGAGGCCCAGGCCGCTGCCCCGGGTCGCCGTACTCCGCGACTGCCAGTGGCGCTGGAAGAGGCAGTGCTGCTCGTCCTCGGGGATGCCGGGGCCGGTGTCCCGCACGGCCACGCGCACCTCGGAGGCGTCCGCCACGGCCTCCACCGTCACCGTGCCCCCCGCCGGGGTGAACTTCACCGCGTTGCCCAGCAGGTTGGCCAGCACCTGGAGGACGCGCTCCCTGTCACACCGGGCCATCAACCCTGGGGACAGGTACAGCTCCAGCCGGAGGTCGCCGCGCGATGCCTGGGGCTCGATGAGGGCCAGCGCCTCGCCGATGAGCTCGCCCACCGGCTCCAGCCGGGGCTCCACGGCCAGCGGCTGGCCCGCGTCCAGGCGGGCCGCGTCCAGCAGCCGGGAGATGAGGCCGAGCATGTGCACCGCCGCCCGGTCCATGGCGGCCACGCGGCTCACCAGGGACTCCCCGCCGGGCAGTCGCGCC
This is a stretch of genomic DNA from Pyxidicoccus trucidator. It encodes these proteins:
- the serA gene encoding phosphoglycerate dehydrogenase; protein product: MSTARFPSPTRPITNEGPFRALLLENIHPSAEEMLAAEGFQVERASSALKPDELAQKLKGVHLLGIRSKTTVPAAALVHAEELLAIGAFCIGTNQVELVAANTHGIPVFNAPFSNTRSVAEMVLAEVIVLTRQLFDRSREVHAGQWRKVATGSREVRGKTLGIIGYGHIGSQLGVLSESLGMRVLYYDVMTKLPLGNSQSVPTLDELLAQSDFVTLHVPAVASTHMMIGADQLARMKKGACLINASRGTVVDIPALARALSSKHLGGAAVDVYPEEPESNSDGFVTELQGLPNVVLTPHIGGSTEEAQASIGKEVATSLLKYFKTGATTGAVNFPQVEVPLIPGTHRILNVHRNIPGVLRDINRIVSDLNANIHAQVLSTDNNIGYLVMDLDQDVSRPVCDAIAGLTTDIKTRIVS